From the genome of Cryptococcus neoformans var. neoformans B-3501A chromosome 1, whole genome shotgun sequence, one region includes:
- a CDS encoding hypothetical protein (Similar to gi|18369812|dbj|BAB84101.1| DNA topoisomerase II [Aspergillus fumigatus], FASTA scores: opt: 4588, E(): 0, (57.281% identity (79.807% similar) in 1243 aa overlap (47-1268:12-1228)); HMMPfam hit to DNA_gyraseB, DNA gyrase B, score: 174.8, E(): 1.7e-49; HMMPfam hit to DNA_topoisoIV, DNA gyrase/topoisomerase IV, subunit A, score: 474.0, E(): 1.5e-139; HMMPfam hit to HATPase_c, Histidine kinase-, DNA gyrase B-, and HSP90-like ATPase, score: 45.4, E(): 1.6e-10), protein MSDSEFDDFRIDDDGSESDYYVAPSKGKKAAVPKKKAPAAKAPAAKKAAPKKINKAPLASKKHPNESLSDAGSDTVCSPPKKKTKADDDDGDFGTESSAKAPTSNKNASEVYQKLSQREHVLKRPDTYIGSVEAITQPMWILNPETKTMVHRPITFVPGFLKIFDEILVNASDNKINDPTMDSIKVVIDREKNAISVYNNGRGIPVEMHTKEGVMIPELIFGHLLAGSNFDDDQKKLTGGRNGYGAKLANIYSHEFIVETADKVNSKKYKQIFSNNMSKKGTPKITDNKKGEEWTKITFKPDLERFGMNGIDDDTNALLMKRVYDMAGTVKDVKVFLNDERIKVKNFKQYVEMYLNASTTATSEAAGGAAVTKPPIIYEVANKRWEVAFALSDGEFKQVSFTNSIATTKGGTHVDMIATQLANKLMDQIKKKNKAAPVKPFQIKNHMWIFVNALIENPAFDSQTKENLTLKSSAFGSKCELSEEFIKKVAKTGIIDNVLNWARFKQDQILKKTDGTKRSRISGIVKLEDANNAGGRNSKNCTLILTEGDSAKALAVSGLAVVGRDEYGVFPLRGKLLNVREAGHDQIVKNVEIQHIKQILGLKHNQDYATADSLRYGHLMIMTDQDHDGSHIKGLIINFLDHFYPSLLRIPNFLVEFITPIVKVWKGKKEISFYTMPQYEEWKAQNNNGRGWESKYYKGLGTSTSADAKKYFSDLDKHRLAFETMQPEDRQLIDMAFNKKKADDRKEWLRQFKPGTYLDHDVQSLPISDFVNKELILFSMADNIRSIPSVADGLKPGQRKVLFGCFKRNLTKEIKVAQLAGYVSEKTAYHHGEASLTSTIVGLAQNFVGSNNINLLDPNGQFGTRLAGGKDAASARYIFTNLPRMTRAIFHPADDGLLNYLVEDGMSIEPDYFMPTVPMVLINGADGIGTGWSTAIPNYNPVDIVENLRRMMRGEEPEKMTPWFRGFKGFIERIDQDKYKVSGIIEKINDTTLEITELPIRRWTQDFKEMLEEMTTGTDKVPQTIKDYEEHHTDTTVHFRVHMTEKNLADAEKEGFDKRFKLTTSLGTGNMVCFDLNGKIKKYASPEEILEEFFHKRLEFYGHRKQHLADELNRQFERLSNQARFVHMIITKELVVSGKRRPDIVAELRSLKFKPFPKKERAKEEGENEAAEEEEDGDEGQASDYDYLLGMAIWSLTSEKVEKLLAERDAKEQELIELLKLSPNNIWDRDLDNFLAEWQLALEADIADAKGSKPKAKAAAIKATQKPKKRAM, encoded by the exons ATGTCGGACAGCGAGTTTGATGACTTTAGAATCGATGACGATGGTAGCGAATCCGATTATTATGTAGCGCCTTCCAAAGGGAAAAAAGCTGCTGTgcccaaaaaaaaggcacCCGCCGCAAAG GCGCCAGCGGCCAAGAAGGCAGCTCCAAAAAAGATTAACAAAGCCCCATTAGCGTCTAAGAAGCACCCCAATGAGTCACTTTCCGATGCAGGTTCGGATACAGTTTGTTCGCcgcccaagaagaagacgaaagccgacgatgatgatggcgatTTTGGTACCGAATCAAGTGCAAAAGCACCCACTAGTAACAAGAATGCGAGCGAAGTATACCAGAAG CTTTCGCAAAGGGAACATGTTTTGAAGCGTCCTGATACCTACATCGGCTCTGTAGAGGCTATTACTCAGCCCATGTGGATTTTGAATCCCGAAACAAAGACTATGGTGCACAG GCCTATTACATTTGTCCCGGGTTTCCTTAAAATCTTTGATGAGATCTTGGTGAACGCTTCTGATAATAAG ATCAATGACCCTACCATGGACTCTATCAAGGTCGTTATCGACCGTGAGAAGAATGCTATATCTGTGTATAATAATGGCCGTGGTATCCCTGTCGAGATGCATACTAAGGAAGGTGTTATGATTCCGGAATTGATCTTCGGCCACTT ACTGGCAGGAAGTAACTTCGACGACGACCAGAAAAAGCTTACCGGCGGTCGAAATGGCTACGGTGCCAAATTGGCCAACATCTATTCTCACGAGTTCA TCGTCGAGACTGCTGACAAGGTCAACAGCAAAAAGTACAAGCagatcttctccaacaatatgagcaagaagggcaCCCCCAAG ATCACCGACAACAAAAAAGGCGAGGAATGGACCAAGATTACATTCAAACCAGATCTCGAACGATTTGGTATGAATGggattgatgatgacacCAACGCTCTTTTGATGAAACGTGTCTATGATATGGCGGGTACAGTCAAAGATGTCAAAGTGTTTCTGAATGATGAACGTATCAAAGTGAAAAATTTTAAGCAG TATGTAGAGATGTACCTTAACGCTTCCACTACTGCCACCTCCGAAGCTGCCGGCGGTGCTGCTGTGACCAAGCCGCCAATCATATATGAGGTGGCAAACAAGCGATGGGAAGTAGCTTTCGCATTATCCGATGGTGAATTCAAACAAGTGTCTTTCACCAACTCCATTGCCACTACCAAGGGAGGTACTCATGTTGACATGATTGCTACGCAACTTGCCAATAAACT AATGGATCAAATtaaaaagaagaacaaagCTGCCCCGGTCAAGCCATTTCAGATCAAAAACCACATGTGGATCTTTGTGAATGCTCTCATTGAGAACCCGGCCTTCGACTCGCAAACCAAAGAGAACCTTACACTCAAGTCATCAGCATTCGGCAGTAAATGCGAATTGTCGGAGGAGTTTATCAAGAAAG TGGCCAAAACCGGTATCATCGACAATGTCTTGAATTGGGCCAGGTTTAAACAGGACCAAATACTCAAGAAAACAGATGGTACCAAACGATCTCG GATTTCTGGTATTGTGAAGCTTGAAGATGCAAACAATGCTGGCGGCCGAAACTCCAAGAACTGCACTCTCATTCTGACGGAAGGAGATTCTGCCAAAGCTCTCGCCGTTTCTGGTCTTGCAGTTGTCGGACGTGATGAGTATGGCGTTTTCCCTCTCAGAGGTAAACTTCTCAATGTTCGCGAAGCTGGTCACGACCAGATTGTCAAGAATGTGGAAATCCAGCATATCAAGCAGATTTTGGGCTTGAAGCACAACCAGGATTATGCCACTGCTGACAGTCTGCGATATGGACATTTGATGATCATGACTGATCAG GATCACGATGGCTCCCATATCAAGGGTCTTATAATCAATTTCTTGGATCACTTTTACCCTTCTTTGCTTCGAATTCCCAACTTCCTTGTGGAGTTCATCACACCCATTGTTAAGGTCTGGAAAGGCAAAAAAGAGATCAGTTTCTATACAATGCCACAATacgaagaatggaaagcCCAAAATAACAACGGTCGTGGATGGGAGTCCAAGTACTATAAGGGTCTGGGCACCAGTACCTCTGCCGATGCCAAAAAGTATTTCAGCGATCTGGACAAACACCGTTTGGCATTTGAGACCATGCAGCCGGAGGATAGGCAACTGATTGATATGGCGTTCAATAAGAAAAAAGCCGATGATCGTAAGGAATGGTTGCGTCAATTTAAA CCTGGTACCTACCTTGATCATGATGTTCAATCCCTCCCCATCTCCGATTTTGTCAACAAGGAGCTgattctcttctccatggCTGATAATATCCGCTCGATTCCTTCCGTGGCCGACGGTCTCAAACCTGGTCAGCGAAAGGTTCTCTTTGGTTGTTTCAAGCGAAACCTCACCAAAGAAATCAAGGTTGCTCAGCTTGCCGGTTACGTTTCGGAGAAAACCGCATATCACCACGGTGAAGCCAGTTTGACGTCTACCATTGTCGGCTTAGCACAAAACTTCGTCGGTAGTAACAATATCAACTTGCTGGACCCCAACGGTCAATTTGGTACTCGTCTTGCAGGTGGTAAAGACGCTGCTTCTGCTCGTTACATCTTCACAAACCTCCCACGGATGACTCGAGCAATCTTCCACCCTGCAGACGACGGATTGCTCAACTACTTGGTCGAGGATGGCATGAGCATTGAACCAGACTATTTCATGCCCACCGTTCCAATGGTATTGATCAATGGCGCAGATGGTATTGGTACTG GTTGGAGTACTGCCATCCCAAACTACAATCCTGTGGATATCGTCGAAAACTTGCGCAGAATGATGAGAGGTGAGGAGCCGGAGAAAATGACGCCCTGGTTCAGAGGTTTCAAA GGATTTATTGAGCGGATTGATCAAGACAAGTACAAAGTCAGTGGCATAATCGAGAAGATTAATGACACTACCCTCGAAATTACCGAATTGCCCATTCGAAGGTGGACTCAAGATTTCAAGGAAATGCTTGAAGAGATGACCACAGGGACCGACAAAGTACCCCAGACCATCAAG GACTATGAGGAGCACCACACAGATACCACAGTGCATTTTCGAGTCCATATGACCGAGAAGAACCTCGCCGAtgctgagaaggaaggcTTCGACAAACGATTCAAACTTACTACTTCTCTTGGTACTGGTAACATGGTCTGTTTCGACCTGAACGGCAAGATCAAGAAATATGCCAGCCCTGAAGAGATATTGGAAGAATTCTTCCACAAGCGCCTCGAATTCTATGGGCATCGGAAG CAACACCTTGCCGACGAGCTAAACAGGCAATTTGAACGACTCAGCAACCAGGCCCGCTTTGTCCATATGATCATCACTAAGGAGCTAGTCGTTTCCGGCAAGCGACGGCCAGATATCGTCGCTGAATTGCGTAGTCTCAAATTTAAACCTTTTcccaagaaagaaagggccaaagaggaaggagaaaacGAAGCtgccgaggaagaagaagacggagacGAAGGACAAGCTAGCGACTATGATTACCTCTTGGGTATGGCTATCTGGAGTTTGACATCAGAAAAA GTTGAGAAGCTGTTAGCAGAAAGGGATGCAAAGGAGCAAGAACTCATCGAGTTGCTCAAGCTCAGTCCCAACAATATCTGGGATCGGGATTTGGACAACTTCTTGGCTGAGTGGCAG CTTGCCCTTGAAGCCGACATTGCTGATGCCAAAGGTTCAAAACCCAAAGCGAAAGCCGCTGCTATCAAAGCGACTCAAAAGCCGAAAAAGCGTGCTATGTAA
- a CDS encoding hypothetical protein (Similar to gi|38111797|gb|EAA57313.1| hypothetical protein MG08282.4 [Magnaporthe grisea 70-15], FASTA scores: opt: 873, E(): 3.7e-35, (43.791% identity (71.895% similar) in 306 aa overlap (370-667:178-482))), giving the protein MSGPSTRSGRAVEKVEKGKEVEHTLDDDHNPAGSFNTNPQSDPFTADNTSNDTQTQLEMMRNHIARLEQQKEELTHKLEESKVERQMFDNSEDNEGENEQELDEEDEEPRSSRDLSAQTPYPEVKREYSRQRTSVPSSRPQEPKISQPEYYHGQYAKLSTFITQVTMVITLQPSRFPTETSKVLYAGSFLRDTPFLWFQPFVTTIDPQPKFMLDFKKFCAELRKNFGDPDEEQTAERLLSANVKEGSQEQERTTKPANTDSCEYLQTLKDNNKNNKNQLTIDFLFHNNVYQALIDSSASTNFIDKRFVQTFNLKTTKIEDSIPLYLFNAAGQRTIIEEEANILVNFQKPFGHTLLRLLVTDIGSYPIVLENTDAEIVPKEYHQYLDVFDKKSADTLPEHRSFDHHIPLEEGKNPPFGPIYNLSEKELEALREYLDENLKKGFIRPSKSPARAPILFVKKKDGSLRMCVDYRGINKITIKNRYPLPLITELLDRLKSAKVFTKIDLRGAYNLLRIKAGEEWKTAFRTRYGHFEYLVMPPDLETHQSHVIQVLDRLHQTHLYAKASKCEFHQTSVEFLGFVVSDQGLSMDIKKVKSITEWPTPRNLHDTQSFLGFCNFYRKFIKNYSSIAKPLIDLTKKDLPFVWEEPQQTSFETLKRSFTSVDLLCHYKPPRN; this is encoded by the exons ATGTCAGGTCCATCCACTCGTAGTGGTCGAGCTGTGGAAAAGgtcgaaaaaggcaaggaagtaGAACATACCCTCGATGACGACCACAATCCCGCGGGTTCATTCAACACCAATCCTCAATCCGATCCATTTACCGCCGACAACACATCAAACgacacccaaacccaactCGAGATGATGCGCAACCATATCGCAAGACTTGAGcaacagaaggaagagttgacgcataagttggaagagagcaaAGTCGAACGACAGATGTTTGATAATAGCGAAGATAATGAGGGCGAGAACGAACAAgaattggatgaagaagacgaagaacctAGATCAAGCCGCGACCTGTCAGCGCAAACACCATATCCAGAAGTTAAAAGGGAATACAGCCGACAACGCACCTCAGTACCCTCCAGTAGACCTCAAGAACCGAAGATATCCCAACCCGAGTACTACCACGGACAATATGCCAAGCTCTCAACCTTTATCACTCAAGTGACAATGGTGATTACCCTCCAACCTTCCCGTTTCCCTACCGAGACCTCCAAAGTCCTATATGCCGGATCTTTCCTCCGAGATACCCCATTCTTATGGTTCCAACCCTTCGTAACCACCATCGATCCCCAGCCCAAGTTTATGCTGGACTTCAAGAAATTTTGTGCCGAATTAAGGAAGAACTTCGGAGATCCAGACGAAGAACAGACAGCAGAACGACTCTTGTCTGCCAATGTCAAAGAAGGTAGCCAGGAACAAGAGCGTACTACCAAACCGGCCAACACAGACTCCTGCGAATATCTCCAAACTCTCAAAGATAataacaaaaacaacaaaaaccaaCTCACAATCgactttctctttcacaaCAATGTTTATCAAGCTTTAATCGATTCCAGTGCCTCTACAAACTTCATCGACAAAAGATTCGTCCAGACCTTTAACCTCAAAACCACGAAAATAGAAGATTCGATCCCATTATACCTATTCAATGCTGCGGGTCAGCGAACTataattgaagaagaagccaacaTCCTGGTTAACTTCCAGAAACCATTCGGACACACCTTACTCCGACTCCTCGTAACCGACATCGGCTCCTACCCCATCGTCTTAG aaaacactGATGCCGAAATAGTACCTAAAGAATACCATCAATATCTAGATGTAttcgacaagaaaagcGCCGATACACTCCCAGAACATAGGTCTTTCGACCACCATATCCCtctcgaagaaggaaaaaacCCACCTTTTGGTCCCATATACAATCTCTCCGAAAAAGAACTTGAAGCTCTCCGTGAAtaccttgatgagaatcTTAAGAAAGGTTTCATCCGACCGTCCAAATCACCAGCCAGAGCACCCATACTCTTtgtcaaaaagaaagacgGATCGCTTAGGATGTGTGTCGATTACCGGGGAATCAACAAGATCACCATCAAGAATCGCTATCCTCTACCATTGATCACCGAGCTCCTAGATCGACTCAAATCAGCCAAAGTATTCACCAAGATCGACCTGCGAGGAGCCTACAATTTACTTCGCATTAAGGCAggcgaagaatggaaaacagCTTTCCGTACTCGCTACGGGCATTTCGAATATTTGGTAATGCC CCCAGACTTGGAGACTCACCAGTCACACGTCATACAAGTCCTAGATCGCCTCCACCAAACCCATTTATATGCCAAAGCTTCAAAGTGCGAGTTCCATCAAACCTCAGTAGAGTTCCTAGGTTTCGTTGTCAGCGATCAAGGTCTATCAATGGACATCAAGAAAGTAAAGTCTATCACGGAATGGCCGACACCTCGCAATCTCCATGATACCCAATCCTTCCTTGGGTTCTGTAACTTCTACCGAAAGTTCATCAAGAACTACTCTAGTATCGCCAAACCTCTTATCGActtgacaaagaaggaCTTACCCTTTGTATGGGAAGAACCTCAACAAACATCTTTCGAAACACTCAAAAGGAGCTTCACCTCTGTTGATCTCCTATGTCACTACAAACCACCAAGAAATTAG